The window AATTTTTAGTTGCATAAGTGTTATTTTGGATAAGCTAATCCAGAATCTATAAAGTTCTTACCTCCACTGGAGGTAAGAACTTTTAGCTTTGGGATAAATTAATGAATTATATAAAAAATAGAATAATATTAGTGATTAATTCATATTTTATTGGGTAAAGTAATAAAATATGAAAGATAATACGATTTTAATATCTATATATTACGATATTGACATGTGGATATTAAAAGAGTATAGTATGGGTATAATCAAGTGAAACTTATCCTAGTGTATGCGTATTCTAAGCTCTCTATATTAAGAAAGTTTTAGTATGCTTAGTCACTGGATGAATGAAGAATTAATTTAAATTGGGAGGAATTTAATTATGATAAAAGTTGTGAATACTAATAATTTTAATGAAGAAGTAGAGAATAATGATGGTGTAGTTGTAGTCGATTTTTTTGCAGAATGGTGTGGACCTTGTAAAATGTTAGCTCCAGTATTTAAAGATTTAGATGAAGAAATTGGAGATAAGGTTAAGTTTATTAAAATTGATATAGATAAAGATATAAATTTAGCTGAGAAATTTCAAATAACAAGTGTTCCTACAATGATAGTGTTTAAAGATGGAAAACCAGTAGATACTATAATGGGCTTTAGACCTAAAGATATGATAAAGTCTCAAATAGAAACACACT is drawn from Tepidibacter hydrothermalis and contains these coding sequences:
- the trxA gene encoding thioredoxin; its protein translation is MIKVVNTNNFNEEVENNDGVVVVDFFAEWCGPCKMLAPVFKDLDEEIGDKVKFIKIDIDKDINLAEKFQITSVPTMIVFKDGKPVDTIMGFRPKDMIKSQIETHL